In a single window of the Phycisphaerales bacterium genome:
- a CDS encoding glycoside hydrolase family 65 protein — protein sequence MTAADTWSIVESPFHVAFNRHFEGLLALGSGPLQQRAALEEGLTDDPQDVEYLRIMGNVTVEEFPDFKSRVGTYLPGVTGLHPTCRDQLINLPAIHGLLLYTSGERLDMESPNIHDYRRRLDLRTGRLERTFTWKTHTGALLRVRFERFVSAARRHVMALHCRVEHLGGPAAELRFLAPLDAEVRTNGFDHFTSVDVTGEHDPVTLCVHTNSGIDVAAAAVLTCDHGVPIDIRTQPRWVASCGATTLEAGQTLTLHKYAAMTSSHHVTGSPLDSARRHVWDAASTGYERLAAESDAVWAQRWLATDVEIDGDDNSQLALRVSLYHMLRAVSEDDPRVAIDAKAAAGEAYCGRFFWDTELFMLPLFLYTRPAVGKTLAAFRIASLPGARRNAARYGYPGARYAWESAPSGDDHCPNWQYADHEIHVTADVAYGLWHAHLVNPHDLRFLRDTVEVLTETARYWTQRVAPRGDHAYELLMVMGPDEYTPFSRNNAYTNCLVQLALSLARTSWDELRQQDTPAAEALAAALRLNPTEPAEWLRIAAGLPVPYDAQRQLILQSEDFFDYEPLDFARVWPDRRQRIGAVVSQERLYRSQVLKQADVVQLLALFPHEYTPAQMRTAFETYEPLTSHDSSLSKSMHAIVAAWLGKADEAWRFWRESVGLDLEPGEAAEGIHAACAGANWQVAVFGFAGVRTTLQSEVLHVDPRLPAAWRALRFPLVWAGQPLRLTVTHDSVTIAHGGTQPLDAWLGGTTAELRPGETRTFPLPPQR from the coding sequence CGCAGGACGTCGAGTACCTGCGCATCATGGGCAATGTGACGGTGGAGGAATTTCCCGATTTCAAGAGCCGCGTCGGCACCTACCTGCCGGGCGTCACCGGGTTGCATCCCACGTGTCGCGACCAACTCATCAACCTGCCTGCGATCCACGGCCTGCTGCTGTACACGTCGGGCGAGCGACTCGACATGGAGAGCCCGAATATCCACGACTATCGGCGCCGACTGGACCTGCGCACCGGGCGACTGGAGCGCACCTTTACGTGGAAAACGCATACCGGCGCACTGCTGCGCGTGCGATTCGAGCGCTTTGTCAGCGCGGCGCGGCGGCACGTCATGGCCCTGCACTGCCGCGTGGAGCACCTCGGCGGACCGGCGGCGGAACTGCGGTTCCTCGCCCCACTCGACGCGGAGGTACGGACCAACGGCTTCGACCACTTCACCTCCGTCGACGTGACGGGCGAACATGACCCGGTGACGCTGTGCGTGCACACCAACTCGGGCATCGACGTCGCGGCGGCCGCCGTGTTGACTTGTGACCACGGCGTCCCCATCGACATTCGGACCCAGCCGCGCTGGGTGGCTTCGTGCGGAGCCACGACGCTGGAAGCCGGCCAGACGCTGACACTGCACAAGTACGCCGCAATGACCTCGTCGCACCATGTGACCGGCTCGCCTCTCGACAGTGCGCGGCGTCACGTGTGGGACGCGGCGTCCACCGGCTACGAGCGGCTCGCTGCGGAATCCGACGCGGTCTGGGCACAGCGCTGGCTCGCGACGGATGTCGAGATCGACGGCGACGACAATAGCCAGCTCGCGCTGCGCGTCTCGCTCTACCACATGTTGCGGGCCGTGTCCGAAGATGATCCGCGCGTCGCCATCGACGCCAAGGCCGCGGCCGGGGAGGCCTACTGCGGACGTTTCTTCTGGGACACGGAACTCTTCATGCTTCCGCTGTTCCTGTACACCCGACCGGCCGTCGGCAAAACGCTCGCGGCGTTCCGCATTGCCTCGCTGCCGGGCGCCCGGCGGAACGCAGCGCGGTACGGCTACCCCGGCGCTCGTTATGCCTGGGAGAGCGCCCCCAGCGGTGACGACCACTGCCCGAACTGGCAGTATGCGGATCACGAGATTCACGTGACGGCCGACGTGGCCTACGGGCTATGGCACGCGCACCTGGTAAACCCCCATGACCTGCGGTTCCTGCGTGATACGGTCGAGGTCTTGACCGAGACGGCGCGCTACTGGACCCAGCGCGTCGCGCCACGCGGGGACCACGCCTATGAACTGTTGATGGTGATGGGACCGGACGAATACACGCCCTTCAGCCGCAACAACGCCTATACGAACTGCCTCGTGCAGCTTGCACTCAGCTTGGCGCGCACCAGTTGGGACGAGCTGCGGCAGCAGGATACGCCGGCGGCAGAGGCGCTCGCGGCAGCGCTCCGGCTGAACCCCACCGAACCCGCGGAGTGGTTGCGCATCGCCGCCGGACTACCCGTGCCGTACGATGCACAACGCCAATTGATCCTGCAATCCGAAGACTTCTTCGACTATGAGCCCCTCGACTTCGCGCGCGTCTGGCCGGACCGACGGCAGCGCATCGGTGCAGTTGTCAGCCAGGAGCGCCTCTACCGCAGCCAGGTGCTCAAGCAGGCCGACGTCGTGCAGTTGCTGGCCCTCTTTCCGCATGAGTACACCCCGGCCCAGATGCGCACCGCGTTCGAAACCTACGAGCCGCTGACATCGCACGACTCGAGTCTCAGCAAGTCGATGCATGCAATCGTCGCCGCCTGGCTCGGTAAGGCGGACGAGGCCTGGCGCTTCTGGCGCGAGTCCGTCGGCCTCGACCTCGAACCCGGTGAAGCCGCCGAGGGCATCCACGCGGCCTGCGCCGGTGCCAATTGGCAGGTGGCGGTCTTCGGGTTCGCGGGCGTCCGGACGACGCTGCAGTCCGAGGTACTGCACGTGGACCCCCGTCTACCCGCGGCGTGGCGGGCGCTGCGGTTCCCACTGGTGTGGGCCGGCCAGCCGCTGCGACTGACGGTCACCCACGACTCCGTCACGATCGCGCACGGCGGCACCCAACCGCTGGATGCCTGGCTCGGCGGCACCACCGCCGAACTGCGTCCCGGCGAGACCCGGACGTTCCCCTTACCGCCGCAGCGTTGA
- a CDS encoding sugar ABC transporter permease: MAARSPWTARPARRARRLGFISPWLLGFALLTAFPIGLSLLLAFSRWTGVLPLGSAEWVGLQNFRELLFHDEVFRKSLRVTGFYVLLAVPGGQLVALGAALLMNSEVRGIGFYRSAWYLPSVLAGVGVAVLWRWVFDGQHGLLNALLEPLFAVVGWLLQPLLGTVELRPPDWLNRDAAWFGPPAFALMHLWVVGGSMMIYLAGLTGIPRTLYEAAEIDGASPARRFWNVTLPMLSPVIFFNGIMAIIGSFQVFTQAYVMTRGGPQNHTMFYVLYLYNQAFQYHEMGYASALAWLLLLIILALTLLVMRGSRRFVYYEALRT, translated from the coding sequence CTGGCAGCGCGGTCGCCCTGGACCGCGCGCCCGGCTCGAAGAGCGCGCCGGCTGGGCTTCATCAGTCCCTGGCTGCTTGGCTTCGCACTCCTCACGGCGTTCCCGATCGGTCTTTCGCTGCTGCTGGCGTTCAGCCGCTGGACCGGTGTACTGCCGCTGGGATCAGCCGAATGGGTCGGGCTGCAGAACTTCCGCGAGTTGCTGTTTCACGATGAGGTTTTCCGAAAATCGCTCCGCGTCACCGGCTTCTACGTCCTGCTCGCGGTTCCGGGCGGACAGCTCGTCGCGCTCGGTGCTGCACTGCTGATGAACAGCGAGGTGCGTGGCATCGGCTTCTACCGCAGCGCCTGGTACCTGCCGAGTGTCCTTGCCGGCGTCGGGGTGGCGGTGCTCTGGCGCTGGGTGTTTGACGGCCAGCACGGCCTGTTGAACGCCTTGTTGGAACCCCTGTTCGCTGTCGTCGGTTGGCTGCTGCAACCCCTCCTTGGGACCGTCGAGCTGCGCCCCCCGGACTGGCTCAACCGCGATGCGGCGTGGTTTGGCCCACCGGCGTTCGCCCTGATGCATCTGTGGGTCGTGGGCGGCAGCATGATGATCTACCTTGCCGGGCTGACAGGCATCCCGCGGACCCTGTACGAGGCGGCCGAGATCGACGGGGCTTCACCCGCCCGACGCTTCTGGAACGTCACCCTGCCGATGCTCAGCCCGGTGATTTTCTTCAACGGCATCATGGCGATCATCGGCTCGTTCCAGGTCTTCACCCAGGCCTATGTGATGACGCGCGGGGGTCCACAGAATCACACGATGTTCTACGTGCTGTACCTCTACAACCAGGCGTTTCAGTACCACGAAATGGGCTACGCCTCCGCCCTGGCGTGG